Proteins co-encoded in one Microbacterium hydrocarbonoxydans genomic window:
- a CDS encoding enoyl-CoA hydratase-related protein — MTEYETILVEQRGRVGWITLNRPEVLNALNSRVADEVTAAAVAFDLDDGVGAIVVTGSEKAFAAGADIKEMEDMSASAMRETDHFGVWREFAAVRTPVIAAVSGFALGGGCELAMMCDIILAADTAKFGQPEINLGVIPGMGGTQRLIRAVGYYKAAELVLSGRFMGADEAERAGLVSRVVPASDLLAEADKLAEAIASKSLPSVFAAKAALDAAMETTLTEGLAHEKRAFAELFDTEDQKEGMSAFREKRAPDFQNR; from the coding sequence ATGACCGAGTACGAGACGATCCTTGTCGAGCAGCGCGGACGCGTCGGATGGATCACCCTGAACCGCCCCGAGGTGCTCAACGCGCTGAACAGCCGGGTCGCAGACGAGGTCACAGCGGCCGCCGTGGCGTTCGACCTCGACGACGGCGTCGGGGCGATCGTGGTCACCGGGTCGGAGAAGGCGTTCGCCGCCGGAGCCGACATCAAGGAGATGGAGGACATGTCGGCCTCCGCGATGCGCGAGACCGACCACTTCGGAGTGTGGCGCGAGTTCGCTGCTGTGCGCACCCCCGTGATCGCGGCCGTCTCGGGCTTCGCGCTCGGAGGAGGATGCGAGCTCGCGATGATGTGCGACATCATCCTCGCGGCCGACACCGCGAAGTTCGGTCAGCCCGAGATCAACCTCGGCGTCATCCCCGGCATGGGCGGCACGCAGCGGCTCATCCGTGCCGTGGGCTACTACAAGGCGGCCGAACTCGTGCTGTCAGGACGTTTCATGGGGGCCGACGAGGCGGAGCGCGCCGGCCTCGTGTCGCGGGTCGTGCCGGCATCCGACCTGCTCGCCGAGGCGGACAAGCTCGCCGAGGCCATCGCGTCGAAGTCCCTGCCGTCGGTGTTCGCGGCCAAGGCGGCACTCGATGCGGCGATGGAGACGACGCTCACCGAGGGCCTCGCGCATGAGAAGCGGGCGTTCGCCGAGCTGTTCGACACCGAAGACCAGAAGGAAGGCATGTCGGCCTTCCGGGAGAAGCGTGCGCCCGACTTCCAGAACCGCTGA
- the mmsB gene encoding 3-hydroxyisobutyrate dehydrogenase produces the protein MTESSTAVIAFLGLGHMGLPMAKNLVAAGHEVQGFDLVPAAIEAARAAGIPVAASGADAVADADVVITMFPAGRHVIDAYRTELLAAARPDTLFIESSTIAVDEARAAHALALAAGHRHIDAPVSGGVVGAENGTLAFMVGGSDEDYAAALPVLEIMGKRIVHCGGSGLGQAAKVCNNMVLAVSQIAVAEAFVLGERLGIEHQALFDVVSQASGQCWSITTNCPVPGPVPTSPANRDYKPGFAGALMAKDLGLALQAIEQTSTDARMGRLAQQLYAAYAAGEGATRDFSGIITEIRDGSV, from the coding sequence ATGACCGAGTCGTCGACGGCTGTGATCGCTTTCCTCGGACTCGGTCACATGGGTCTTCCGATGGCGAAGAACCTCGTCGCGGCGGGTCACGAGGTGCAGGGGTTCGACCTGGTGCCCGCGGCGATCGAGGCGGCGCGGGCTGCCGGCATCCCGGTCGCTGCCAGCGGAGCGGATGCCGTCGCCGACGCCGATGTCGTGATCACCATGTTCCCCGCCGGGCGCCATGTGATCGACGCGTACCGCACCGAGCTGCTCGCCGCCGCCCGCCCCGACACCCTGTTCATCGAGTCGTCGACGATAGCGGTCGACGAGGCCCGTGCCGCGCACGCGCTCGCGCTCGCCGCCGGGCACCGCCACATCGACGCGCCGGTGTCGGGAGGAGTGGTCGGTGCCGAGAACGGCACGCTCGCGTTCATGGTGGGCGGCTCGGACGAGGACTACGCCGCCGCTCTGCCGGTGCTCGAGATCATGGGAAAGCGCATCGTGCACTGCGGCGGATCCGGACTCGGGCAGGCCGCCAAGGTGTGCAACAACATGGTGCTCGCGGTCTCGCAGATCGCGGTGGCCGAGGCGTTCGTGCTCGGGGAGCGGCTCGGGATCGAGCATCAGGCGCTGTTCGACGTCGTGTCGCAGGCATCCGGTCAGTGCTGGTCGATCACGACCAACTGTCCCGTGCCAGGGCCGGTGCCGACGAGCCCGGCGAACCGCGATTACAAGCCCGGCTTCGCGGGTGCCCTGATGGCGAAGGACCTCGGTCTCGCACTGCAGGCGATCGAGCAGACGTCGACCGACGCCCGTATGGGCCGACTCGCCCAGCAGCTGTACGCCGCGTACGCCGCGGGCGAGGGTGCGACGCGCGACTTCTCGGGCATCATCACCGAGATCCGCGACGGATCCGTGTGA
- a CDS encoding acyl-CoA dehydrogenase family protein, producing MTMTTVTTTAEEREAILDAVREFADTELAPFSAELDEKHIFPRDALGKAGELGLGGIYVREEFGGTGLSRSDTVAIFEELAKGDPAVAAYISIHNMVVWMIDTYGDDAQRGRWLPDLTAMQEFGGYCLTEPGVGSDAANVATSAVRDGDDYLLTGVKQFISGAGEAAVYVVMARTGEPGARGISAFLVPGDAEGLSFGAPEKKMGWHAQPTRQVILDGVRIPASGMLGDEGRGFAIAMSALNGGRLNIAACSLGGAQWALDRAVQYVHERVAFGEPLAEKQSILFAIADMRTDLQAARLMVRDGALAVDEHAPDATMRCAMAKRFATDAGFDVANRALQLHGGYGYLQDYGIEKVVRDLRVHQILEGTNEIMRLIVGREMLRPAGSASMRSAS from the coding sequence ATGACAATGACCACCGTCACCACCACTGCCGAAGAGCGCGAAGCCATTCTCGACGCGGTCCGCGAGTTCGCCGACACCGAGCTCGCCCCCTTCTCGGCTGAGCTCGATGAGAAGCACATCTTCCCCCGGGACGCATTGGGCAAGGCCGGCGAGCTCGGCCTCGGGGGCATCTACGTGCGCGAGGAGTTCGGTGGCACGGGCCTCAGCCGCTCCGACACCGTGGCGATCTTCGAAGAGCTCGCGAAGGGAGATCCCGCGGTCGCCGCCTACATCTCGATCCACAACATGGTGGTGTGGATGATCGACACCTACGGCGACGACGCGCAGCGCGGCCGGTGGCTGCCCGATCTCACAGCGATGCAGGAGTTCGGCGGCTACTGCCTGACCGAGCCGGGCGTCGGATCCGATGCTGCGAACGTCGCCACGAGCGCGGTGCGCGACGGAGACGACTACCTGCTCACCGGCGTGAAGCAGTTCATCTCCGGTGCCGGCGAGGCTGCGGTCTACGTCGTCATGGCCCGCACCGGCGAGCCGGGAGCCCGGGGCATCAGCGCCTTCCTCGTTCCGGGCGACGCCGAGGGGCTGAGCTTCGGGGCGCCCGAGAAGAAGATGGGCTGGCACGCCCAGCCCACCCGTCAGGTGATCCTCGACGGAGTGCGCATCCCCGCATCCGGAATGCTCGGCGACGAGGGTCGTGGCTTCGCGATCGCGATGTCGGCGCTCAACGGCGGTCGACTCAACATCGCCGCCTGCTCGCTCGGCGGCGCGCAGTGGGCGCTCGACCGGGCCGTGCAGTACGTGCACGAGCGTGTGGCGTTCGGTGAGCCGCTGGCCGAGAAGCAGTCGATCCTTTTCGCGATCGCCGACATGCGCACCGACCTGCAGGCCGCACGCCTCATGGTGCGAGACGGCGCGCTGGCGGTCGACGAGCACGCCCCGGATGCCACGATGCGCTGTGCCATGGCCAAGCGCTTCGCGACGGATGCCGGATTCGACGTCGCCAACCGCGCGCTGCAGTTGCACGGCGGCTACGGCTACCTGCAGGACTACGGCATCGAGAAGGTCGTGCGCGACCTGAGGGTGCACCAGATCCTCGAGGGCACCAACGAGATCATGCGCCTGATCGTCGGGCGCGAGATGCTGCGGCCGGCCGGATCCGCCTCGATGCGGAGCGCATCATGA
- a CDS encoding CoA-acylating methylmalonate-semialdehyde dehydrogenase yields MTRTIPHLVGGKHLTPERGRFADVFDPSTGSVQARVPLASADEVADAIANAEAAQVEWAATNPQKRARVLLRFLDLVQREMTELAELLASEHGKTVDDAKGDIQRGLEVIEFSAGAPHLLKGEYSTGAGAGIDVYSMRQPLGVVAAITPFNFPAMIPLWKAGPALAAGNAVVLKPSERDPSVPVRIAELFLEAGLPAGVLNVVHGDKEAVDALLTDDRIRAVGFVGSTPIAEYIYSTATAHGKRAQCFGGAKNHMIVMPDADLDQAVDALIGSGYGSAGERCMAISVAVPVGQETADALAAKLTQRVAQLRIGPSLASDVDYGPLVTRAAVERVEGYIQQGVDEGATLLADGRGFTVPGHEQGFYLGPTLFDDVTTDMAIYREEIFGPVLVIARAADYEEALRMASEHEYGNGVAIFTRDGDAARDFAARVEVGMVGVNVPIPVPIAYYTFGGWKRSGFGDLNQHGADAFRFYTKTKTVTSRWPSAGIREGASFVIPTMH; encoded by the coding sequence ATGACTCGTACCATTCCCCATCTCGTAGGCGGAAAGCACCTCACCCCCGAGAGGGGACGCTTCGCCGATGTGTTCGATCCCAGCACGGGATCCGTGCAGGCGCGCGTGCCTCTGGCCTCGGCCGACGAGGTCGCCGATGCGATCGCGAACGCCGAGGCCGCGCAGGTCGAGTGGGCGGCGACCAATCCCCAGAAGCGCGCCAGAGTGCTGCTGCGGTTCCTCGATCTCGTGCAGCGCGAGATGACCGAGCTCGCCGAACTCCTCGCGAGCGAGCACGGCAAGACGGTCGACGATGCGAAGGGCGACATCCAGCGCGGCCTCGAGGTCATCGAGTTCTCCGCCGGCGCTCCGCATCTGCTCAAGGGTGAGTACTCGACGGGTGCGGGCGCCGGCATCGACGTGTACTCGATGCGGCAGCCTCTCGGGGTCGTCGCAGCGATCACCCCGTTCAACTTCCCGGCCATGATCCCGCTCTGGAAGGCAGGCCCCGCTCTCGCCGCCGGCAACGCGGTGGTTCTCAAGCCCAGCGAGCGCGATCCCTCGGTGCCGGTGCGCATCGCCGAGCTGTTCCTCGAAGCGGGGCTGCCCGCCGGGGTGCTCAACGTCGTGCACGGCGACAAGGAGGCGGTCGACGCGCTGCTCACCGACGACCGCATCCGCGCCGTCGGCTTCGTGGGCTCGACCCCGATCGCCGAGTACATCTATTCGACTGCCACAGCGCACGGCAAGCGCGCGCAGTGCTTCGGCGGTGCGAAGAACCACATGATCGTGATGCCCGACGCCGACCTCGACCAGGCCGTCGACGCACTGATCGGCTCGGGATACGGGTCGGCGGGGGAGCGCTGCATGGCGATCTCCGTCGCGGTGCCCGTCGGGCAGGAGACGGCGGATGCTCTCGCCGCCAAGCTCACCCAGCGCGTGGCGCAGCTGCGGATCGGCCCCTCGCTCGCCTCCGACGTCGACTACGGGCCGCTGGTCACACGGGCAGCGGTCGAACGCGTCGAGGGGTACATCCAGCAGGGTGTCGACGAGGGAGCGACTCTTCTCGCCGACGGTCGCGGCTTCACGGTGCCCGGGCACGAGCAGGGCTTCTACCTCGGGCCGACGCTGTTCGACGACGTGACCACCGACATGGCGATCTACCGCGAGGAGATCTTCGGGCCGGTGCTCGTGATCGCCCGCGCCGCCGACTACGAAGAGGCGCTGCGCATGGCATCCGAGCATGAATACGGCAACGGCGTCGCGATCTTCACGCGCGACGGAGACGCGGCCCGCGATTTCGCCGCGCGCGTCGAGGTCGGGATGGTGGGCGTCAACGTGCCGATCCCGGTGCCGATCGCCTACTACACGTTCGGCGGCTGGAAGCGCAGCGGGTTCGGCGACCTCAACCAGCACGGTGCCGATGCCTTTCGCTTCTACACGAAGACCAAGACGGTCACGAGCCGCTGGCCGTCGGCGGGGATCCGCGAGGGCGCGAGCTTCGTCATCCCCACCATGCACTGA
- a CDS encoding YdeI/OmpD-associated family protein — protein MSELRLHTILEGRGPAAAIVLTDGQVASFGAGKTFPVAVTIGGRTARLRLARMGGQNMIGFSKAVRADLGVEIDQEVDAVIRLDGAEREVEIPSALDEALSADPALRAAFDALSYSVRKEHARSVADAKQDATRERRVEKIIDALRG, from the coding sequence ATGAGCGAACTGCGCCTGCACACGATCCTCGAAGGTCGTGGCCCCGCCGCCGCGATCGTCCTCACCGACGGGCAGGTCGCCTCGTTCGGAGCGGGGAAGACGTTCCCCGTCGCGGTCACGATCGGAGGACGCACCGCCCGCCTGCGCCTCGCCCGCATGGGCGGGCAGAACATGATCGGCTTCAGCAAGGCCGTGCGCGCCGACCTCGGCGTCGAGATCGACCAGGAGGTCGACGCCGTCATCCGGCTCGACGGCGCTGAGCGCGAGGTCGAGATCCCCTCCGCCCTCGACGAGGCCCTCAGCGCCGACCCCGCGCTGCGCGCCGCCTTCGACGCCCTGTCGTACTCGGTGCGCAAGGAGCACGCCCGTTCCGTCGCCGACGCCAAGCAGGACGCGACCCGCGAGCGCCGCGTCGAGAAGATCATCGACGCGCTGCGCGGCTGA
- a CDS encoding MarR family transcriptional regulator has protein sequence MNRPRPLPVDPLAEAKRQWLAHGWSDAADGMTVVTSVMRAQQLLLARVDATLKPFALSFARYEMLRLLAFSRSGRLPLSSVVARLQVHATTVTSTAERLVRDGLIVREPHPHDGRAALLALTDTGRELVGRATEALNADVFADPGMSREDAAELVAIVARMRKAAGDFSDPKPQPDAL, from the coding sequence GTGAACCGACCGCGTCCGCTGCCCGTCGATCCGCTCGCCGAGGCGAAGCGGCAGTGGCTCGCGCACGGATGGTCGGATGCCGCCGACGGCATGACCGTCGTGACCTCGGTGATGCGTGCGCAGCAGCTGCTGCTCGCGCGGGTGGATGCGACACTCAAGCCCTTCGCGCTCAGCTTCGCCCGCTACGAGATGCTGCGTCTGCTGGCGTTCAGCCGCTCGGGACGACTGCCGCTGTCGAGCGTCGTCGCGCGCCTGCAGGTGCACGCGACGACCGTCACCAGCACCGCGGAGCGCCTCGTGCGCGACGGGCTGATCGTGCGCGAACCGCATCCGCACGACGGCCGTGCGGCACTGCTCGCACTCACCGACACCGGTCGGGAGCTCGTGGGCCGCGCCACCGAAGCACTGAACGCCGACGTGTTCGCCGACCCCGGCATGAGCCGGGAGGATGCCGCTGAACTCGTCGCGATCGTGGCGCGCATGCGCAAGGCGGCCGGAGACTTCAGCGACCCCAAGCCGCAGCCCGACGCGCTCTGA
- a CDS encoding electron transfer flavoprotein subunit beta/FixA family protein, whose product MKIFVLVKEVPDTYGDRKLNLETGLADRGAGDVVLDEITERALEVALSHADKNEGTEVVAVAMASAGSTASVRRALAIGAGSAVHIADEQLAGADLGLTAETLAAAIRRGEPDLVITGNLSTDGSGGVMAAMLAEHLGWAHATALTTVEITSEGISGTRGADAGAQPISASLPAVISITEALPDARFPNFKGIMAAKKKPLEVLTLDDLGVSADPSAAPRTIMTAVAEKPPRAAGVKIVDEGDAADKLVEYLVQNRLV is encoded by the coding sequence ATGAAGATCTTCGTCCTGGTCAAAGAGGTGCCCGACACCTATGGCGATCGCAAGTTGAACCTCGAGACCGGCCTGGCCGACCGAGGCGCGGGTGACGTGGTGCTCGATGAGATCACGGAGCGTGCGCTCGAGGTGGCGTTGAGTCATGCCGACAAGAACGAGGGAACCGAGGTGGTCGCGGTCGCGATGGCGTCGGCAGGCTCGACGGCGTCGGTGCGCAGGGCTCTCGCGATCGGCGCAGGATCAGCGGTGCACATCGCCGACGAACAGCTCGCGGGTGCCGATCTGGGACTCACGGCCGAGACTCTGGCGGCGGCGATCCGCCGGGGCGAGCCCGACCTCGTGATCACCGGCAACCTGTCGACCGACGGCTCGGGCGGCGTGATGGCGGCCATGCTCGCGGAGCACCTCGGCTGGGCGCACGCGACTGCGTTGACGACCGTCGAGATCACGTCAGAGGGCATCAGCGGAACCCGAGGAGCGGATGCGGGAGCGCAGCCGATCTCGGCATCCCTCCCCGCCGTCATCTCGATCACCGAGGCGCTGCCCGACGCACGCTTCCCCAACTTCAAGGGCATCATGGCGGCCAAGAAGAAGCCGCTCGAGGTGCTCACCCTCGACGACCTCGGCGTCTCGGCCGATCCGTCCGCCGCTCCCCGAACGATCATGACCGCGGTCGCCGAGAAGCCGCCGCGTGCGGCCGGCGTGAAGATCGTCGATGAGGGCGATGCCGCCGACAAGCTGGTCGAGTACCTCGTGCAGAACAGGCTGGTGTGA